Proteins encoded within one genomic window of bacterium:
- a CDS encoding MFS transporter: protein MDSIETALSTDEAAVTAPGREYPYEKRVIFFTSLGHGMLHFFELIYAGVLTLLIAHFHLSLVEVGALVFPYIMMLGLGSLPGGMLADRWDIYKVFLLFIFGTSASAVLAGLSHSVWTLALSFGLMGLFGSLYHPSGLALISMGVRRKGFVMGLHGVFGSIGLAISPFVAGLLGEKFGWHMAFFVPAAFGFISGVLFLIFPVRISHRSLPQPSTAQESGEDGSRPDSSNRGFLFWLYMVMIITGLVYRGLMTYLPKYLGENVHVSWTSSVIAGGLFTSLALLAGGIGQMWGGHVSDRHSPFRVYVRLVPLWGPLLLVTVLLGGWPLVAMLAVFFVVFFSGQPIENQMLALAVPPRHRSTGYGLKFGLNLGLGALAAPILGLVGDRWGMQWIFYCIAGTLFISAFLSQRLRRFKARIYD from the coding sequence ATGGACAGCATAGAGACGGCACTGAGCACGGACGAGGCGGCGGTCACGGCCCCGGGGCGTGAGTATCCCTACGAGAAGCGGGTCATATTTTTCACCAGCCTGGGCCACGGCATGCTGCACTTTTTCGAGCTGATCTACGCCGGTGTGCTCACCCTTCTGATCGCGCATTTTCATCTTTCCCTGGTCGAGGTCGGGGCCCTGGTGTTCCCTTATATAATGATGCTCGGCCTGGGGAGCCTGCCCGGCGGCATGCTGGCTGACCGCTGGGACATATACAAGGTGTTCCTGCTGTTCATTTTCGGCACCTCGGCCTCGGCGGTGCTGGCCGGGCTGAGCCATTCGGTCTGGACCCTGGCCCTCTCGTTCGGCCTGATGGGGCTGTTCGGCAGCCTGTACCATCCCTCGGGCCTGGCCCTGATCTCGATGGGTGTGCGGCGCAAGGGGTTCGTCATGGGGCTGCACGGGGTGTTCGGCAGCATCGGGCTGGCCATCTCGCCGTTCGTGGCCGGGCTTCTGGGCGAAAAGTTCGGCTGGCACATGGCCTTTTTCGTGCCCGCGGCTTTCGGGTTCATCTCAGGAGTCCTGTTCCTGATCTTCCCGGTGCGCATCTCGCACCGGAGCCTGCCCCAGCCGTCCACTGCGCAGGAGTCCGGGGAGGATGGCAGCCGGCCGGACAGCTCCAACCGCGGTTTCCTGTTCTGGCTGTACATGGTGATGATTATCACCGGACTGGTCTACCGCGGCCTGATGACCTACCTGCCCAAGTACCTGGGCGAGAACGTGCACGTGAGCTGGACCAGTTCGGTGATCGCAGGCGGGCTGTTCACCAGCCTGGCCCTGCTGGCCGGAGGTATCGGCCAGATGTGGGGCGGGCATGTCTCCGACCGTCACAGCCCGTTCCGGGTCTACGTGCGCCTGGTGCCGTTGTGGGGCCCGCTTCTGCTGGTGACCGTGCTGCTGGGCGGCTGGCCCCTGGTGGCGATGCTGGCCGTGTTCTTCGTGGTGTTTTTCAGCGGCCAGCCGATCGAGAACCAGATGCTGGCCCTGGCCGTGCCCCCCCGTCACCGCAGCACCGGCTACGGGCTCAAGTTCGGCCTCAACCTGGGCCTGGGCGCCCTGGCCGCCCCGATCCTCGGCCTGGTGGGCGACCGCTGGGGCATGCAGTGGATTTTCTACTGCATCGCGGGGACTCTGTTCATCTCGGCTTTCCTGTCCCAGCGGCTGCGCAGGTTCAAGGCGCGCATCTACGACTGA
- a CDS encoding porin family protein produces MRALRMIPVVMLALSLSVAQSRAELTAGAGLSLAWPQGDFSEQVDFAWGGAGRVGWAFAQGSSVAPVLFADVGYLNYGRERRTEPFSMTIPDVVVDVVTDNYMVQVSPGFQVGLRNGPVRPYAEAFFGVTYIATRTKIENHGLGSGDEIAASTNFSDWTWNLGLGGGVQIPVWRRKEALKGELNEALIDIKLGYVRGGNAEYLKKGSIERELGKVTYDTVESATDMFMLRVGATFNF; encoded by the coding sequence ATGCGGGCATTAAGAATGATTCCGGTTGTCATGCTGGCTTTATCGCTGTCGGTGGCGCAGTCGCGGGCGGAGCTTACCGCCGGGGCGGGCTTGTCGCTGGCCTGGCCGCAGGGGGATTTCAGCGAGCAGGTCGATTTCGCCTGGGGCGGCGCGGGCCGCGTGGGCTGGGCTTTCGCCCAGGGATCGTCCGTGGCCCCGGTGTTGTTCGCGGATGTCGGCTACCTGAACTACGGCCGCGAGCGGCGGACCGAGCCTTTCAGCATGACCATCCCGGATGTGGTGGTGGACGTGGTGACGGACAACTACATGGTGCAGGTCAGCCCCGGCTTTCAGGTGGGCCTGCGCAACGGCCCGGTGCGCCCGTACGCCGAGGCCTTCTTCGGAGTGACCTACATCGCCACCCGGACCAAGATCGAAAACCACGGCCTGGGCAGCGGAGATGAGATCGCCGCCAGCACCAATTTCAGTGACTGGACCTGGAATTTAGGCCTGGGCGGCGGCGTGCAGATCCCGGTCTGGAGGCGCAAAGAGGCGCTCAAGGGCGAGCTGAACGAGGCCCTGATCGATATCAAGCTGGGCTATGTGAGGGGCGGCAACGCCGAGTACCTGAAAAAAGGCTCCATCGAGCGCGAACTGGGCAAAGTCACCTACGACACCGTGGAGTCCGCCACGGACATGTTCATGCTGCGTGTCGGCGCTACTTTCAATTTCTGA